The Deinococcus wulumuqiensis R12 genome has a window encoding:
- the nos gene encoding nitric oxide synthase oxygenase — protein sequence MLAPLPPEVTDFLTRFHTETGTPGLAARLAEAAQEWTPTSAELTWGAKVAWRNSTRCVGRLYWEALEVRDLRGLGTPEAVYAALLEHLHDAFCGGHIRPVISVFGPGVRLHNPQLIRYADDPLNAPFVARLARHGWQPSGARFEVLPLLIEANGETRLFPLPPDAVQEIAITHPDCPGIGELGLRWHALPVISDMRLDVGGLPLPCAFNGWYVQTEIAARDLADTDRYDQLPAVARALGLDTRRERTLWRDRALVELNVAVLHSFDAAGVKLADHHTVTAHHVRFEEREARAGREVRGKWSWLIPPLSPATTPLWSRSYRGREESPRFVRAAVASGCPVHTPPE from the coding sequence ATGCTCGCGCCGCTGCCCCCCGAAGTCACTGACTTTCTGACCCGGTTTCACACCGAAACGGGTACGCCGGGGCTGGCGGCGCGGCTGGCAGAGGCGGCGCAGGAGTGGACGCCCACGTCCGCCGAACTGACGTGGGGGGCCAAAGTCGCGTGGCGCAACTCCACCCGCTGCGTGGGGCGGCTGTACTGGGAGGCGCTGGAAGTGCGCGACCTGCGCGGGCTGGGTACACCCGAAGCGGTCTACGCGGCGCTGCTGGAGCATCTGCACGACGCCTTTTGCGGCGGGCACATCCGGCCTGTTATCAGCGTGTTCGGCCCCGGTGTGCGGCTGCACAATCCGCAACTTATCCGCTACGCCGACGACCCGCTGAATGCCCCGTTCGTGGCGCGGCTGGCCCGGCACGGCTGGCAGCCGAGCGGCGCACGCTTCGAGGTGCTGCCGCTGCTGATTGAGGCGAACGGCGAAACCCGGCTCTTTCCGCTGCCCCCGGACGCCGTGCAGGAAATCGCTATCACGCACCCCGACTGCCCCGGTATAGGCGAGCTGGGGCTGCGCTGGCACGCCCTGCCGGTCATCAGCGACATGCGGCTGGACGTGGGCGGGCTGCCTCTGCCCTGCGCCTTCAACGGCTGGTACGTCCAGACCGAGATTGCCGCCCGTGACCTGGCCGACACGGACCGCTACGACCAGTTGCCCGCTGTGGCCCGCGCCCTGGGGCTGGACACCCGGCGCGAGCGCACGCTGTGGCGTGACCGGGCGCTGGTGGAGCTGAACGTGGCGGTGCTGCATTCCTTCGACGCTGCCGGGGTCAAGCTGGCCGACCACCACACGGTCACGGCCCACCACGTCCGTTTCGAGGAGCGCGAGGCCCGCGCCGGACGCGAGGTGCGCGGCAAGTGGTCGTGGCTGATTCCGCCGCTGTCGCCCGCCACCACGCCGCTGTGGAGCCGCTCGTACCGGGGCCGCGAGGAGTCGCCGCGCTTCGTGCGGGCGGCGGTGGCTTCCGGCTGCCCCGTTCATACCCCGCCCGAATAA
- a CDS encoding DUF4403 family protein, which yields MRRFLTPVLLTLGMSLPAAEAASTLTLPVQVPLSGVQRAANAQVPQEFARIDQTQTLLGGAVPVRVRGTVTRTAQVSVGADGDALVLRVPIRAEFRAEPGGLLAGLARDFGGAATVTLRLTPYVTPNWDVGVRASAEHHWTDPLAVDLGRGMKLSVQSLVDPQVRAQLEQLTARIERQVREGANLRQRAGTLWARAQRPWPLPTPEPAYALVRPLGLSVTPPRLTPDALKLDVGATLDLGAALGKPPTTVHASPLPALKVGPVGTPGIELAVPLRLAYPELSSLATRYAQQQSLTLDVPGKPVLRVTGVQVQPSGTRLRVTVRTRLDGPLGLSLRATTDVTGTPTVAADGRTVSLRGVQVQTRREGLTGKAVSWLADARAQAYLTRAARFDLGPLLSRAQAQAQAGLPLTPVPGVTVSGKVGAFSVQGLQVQPAALVVTARAAGRLQAEVNAGALVGSGQ from the coding sequence ATGCGCCGCTTTCTCACCCCCGTGCTGTTGACTCTGGGCATGTCCCTGCCCGCTGCCGAGGCCGCTTCGACCCTGACCCTGCCGGTGCAGGTGCCGCTGTCCGGCGTGCAGCGGGCCGCCAATGCCCAGGTGCCGCAGGAATTTGCCCGCATCGACCAGACCCAGACGCTGCTGGGCGGGGCTGTGCCGGTGCGGGTGCGCGGCACGGTGACCCGCACGGCGCAGGTGAGCGTGGGGGCCGACGGCGACGCGCTGGTGCTGCGCGTGCCCATCCGCGCCGAGTTCCGCGCCGAACCGGGGGGCCTGCTGGCAGGTCTTGCCCGCGACTTCGGCGGAGCGGCCACCGTCACCCTGCGCCTGACGCCGTACGTGACACCGAACTGGGACGTGGGGGTCAGGGCCAGCGCCGAACACCACTGGACCGACCCACTGGCCGTAGACCTGGGCCGGGGCATGAAACTGAGCGTGCAGTCGCTGGTGGACCCCCAGGTGCGGGCACAACTGGAGCAGCTCACGGCCCGAATCGAGCGGCAGGTGCGTGAGGGAGCCAATCTGCGACAGCGCGCCGGAACGCTGTGGGCGCGGGCGCAGCGTCCCTGGCCGCTGCCGACGCCCGAACCCGCCTACGCGCTGGTGCGTCCGCTGGGCCTGAGTGTGACCCCGCCGCGCCTGACGCCCGACGCACTGAAGCTGGACGTGGGCGCGACCCTGGACCTGGGGGCCGCGCTGGGGAAGCCGCCCACCACCGTCCACGCCTCGCCCCTGCCCGCGCTGAAGGTGGGGCCAGTCGGCACGCCGGGAATCGAACTGGCGGTGCCTCTCCGCTTGGCTTACCCCGAACTTTCGAGCCTCGCCACCCGCTATGCGCAGCAGCAGTCATTGACCCTGGACGTGCCGGGCAAACCGGTGCTGCGGGTCACGGGCGTGCAGGTGCAGCCCAGCGGCACGCGCCTTCGGGTCACGGTCAGGACGCGCCTGGACGGGCCGCTCGGCCTGAGCCTGCGGGCCACCACCGACGTGACCGGCACCCCCACCGTCGCTGCCGACGGACGCACCGTGTCGCTGCGGGGCGTGCAGGTCCAAACCCGCCGCGAGGGGCTGACCGGCAAGGCGGTGTCGTGGCTGGCCGACGCCCGTGCCCAGGCCTACCTGACCCGCGCCGCCCGCTTCGACCTCGGCCCGCTGCTCAGCCGCGCCCAGGCGCAGGCCCAGGCCGGGCTGCCGCTGACGCCGGTGCCGGGCGTCACAGTGAGCGGCAAGGTCGGTGCCTTCAGCGTGCAGGGCCTTCAGGTGCAGCCCGCTGCGTTGGTCGTCACGGCGCGGGCGGCGGGGCGCTTGCAGGCCGAGGTGAACGCCGGGGCGCTCGTCGGGAGCGGTCAGTAG
- a CDS encoding UbiX family flavin prenyltransferase, whose product MTPTGERRLVVGVSGGSGIPYALDLLRALHTLDMETHLIVSSGAKRVMSAEGGPQLSDLTALASVVHDDRDLAASVASGSFRTGGMVVVPCSAGTLAKVAHGFADNLISRAAHVTLKERRPLVLVVREDPMPRPMLQNMLAAHDAGATLMSASPGFYHAPESLGELLGFVTARVLDQFGLDLPGFRRWREDA is encoded by the coding sequence GTGACCCCGACGGGGGAGCGGCGACTGGTGGTCGGCGTGTCGGGCGGCAGCGGGATTCCCTACGCGCTCGACCTGCTGCGGGCGCTGCACACACTGGACATGGAAACGCACCTGATCGTCAGCAGCGGCGCCAAACGGGTGATGTCGGCGGAGGGGGGGCCGCAACTTTCCGACCTGACCGCCCTCGCCAGCGTGGTCCACGATGACCGCGACCTCGCCGCCAGCGTCGCCAGCGGCAGCTTCCGCACCGGCGGCATGGTGGTGGTGCCGTGCAGCGCGGGCACGCTCGCCAAGGTCGCGCACGGCTTTGCCGACAACCTGATTTCCCGCGCCGCCCACGTCACCCTCAAGGAGCGCCGCCCACTCGTGCTGGTCGTGCGCGAGGACCCCATGCCCCGCCCGATGCTGCAGAACATGCTGGCCGCCCACGACGCCGGGGCCACACTCATGTCGGCCTCGCCGGGCTTTTACCACGCGCCGGAGTCGCTGGGCGAGCTGCTGGGCTTCGTCACCGCGCGGGTGCTCGACCAGTTCGGACTGGACCTGCCGGGCTTCCGGCGCTGGCGGGAGGACGCGTGA
- a CDS encoding CAP domain-containing protein: MRRLAFLLAALLTSAARDAAAQVQVIPFAAPAPALPPAPVPAPPAPTSPVVPAPVVPAPVVPAPTPAAPSSATPRPTTPGPAAAPTPTGCTAPLPALDLAAADLAAGADAYRALTQRTGAPSAYRYWKVSPAQVAATVRQACALGFAGYGTAPSGSLVTVLAARWPGGVPAVNPAAPLLPARSTSAPATPNTLASTSPASQPTAERSVAGQPVGPVAARPAAGPLEELLAGINAARAQGRRCGGTWQPAAPPLKVDIRLVAAAQGHAAAMVAQGFADHVNPRTGSTPDSRARAQGFTGRVSENIRYGTPTVDGALIWWLGSAAHCTNLMNRDWTHVGAGSEVQNDQSTFWVLMLGRE; encoded by the coding sequence ATGCGTCGCCTCGCTTTCCTTCTCGCCGCTCTGCTGACCAGCGCCGCGCGGGACGCTGCCGCGCAGGTGCAGGTGATTCCGTTTGCTGCCCCGGCACCGGCTCTGCCGCCCGCGCCTGTTCCTGCACCGCCCGCGCCCACATCCCCCGTCGTCCCAGCCCCCGTCGTCCCAGCCCCCGTTGTTCCGGCCCCCACCCCGGCAGCCCCCAGTTCCGCGACACCCAGACCCACGACTCCCGGCCCTGCTGCCGCTCCCACCCCCACCGGCTGCACGGCGCCGCTTCCGGCGCTCGACCTGGCCGCCGCCGACCTCGCGGCGGGCGCCGACGCCTACCGTGCGCTTACCCAGCGCACCGGAGCGCCCAGCGCCTACCGCTACTGGAAGGTCAGCCCCGCACAGGTGGCCGCCACCGTGCGGCAGGCGTGCGCCCTGGGATTTGCCGGGTACGGCACCGCGCCCAGCGGCTCCCTCGTGACCGTGCTGGCGGCGCGGTGGCCGGGCGGAGTGCCCGCCGTGAACCCGGCTGCGCCCCTGCTCCCTGCCCGGTCCACGTCTGCTCCGGCGACCCCCAACACGCTGGCTTCCACCTCACCAGCCTCCCAGCCGACTGCGGAACGCTCCGTTGCAGGCCAGCCCGTCGGTCCCGTGGCGGCACGACCCGCTGCCGGGCCGCTGGAAGAACTCCTGGCGGGAATCAACGCCGCCCGTGCGCAGGGCCGCCGCTGCGGGGGAACGTGGCAGCCCGCTGCGCCGCCGCTGAAGGTAGATATCCGGCTCGTGGCAGCGGCCCAGGGACACGCGGCGGCAATGGTCGCGCAGGGCTTTGCCGACCACGTCAACCCGCGCACCGGCAGCACCCCGGACAGCCGCGCCCGTGCCCAGGGCTTTACAGGCCGGGTCAGCGAGAACATCCGCTACGGCACCCCGACGGTGGACGGCGCCCTGATCTGGTGGCTGGGCAGCGCGGCCCACTGCACCAACCTGATGAACCGCGACTGGACCCACGTGGGCGCAGGCAGCGAGGTGCAAAACGACCAGAGCACCTTCTGGGTGCTGATGCTGGGACGCGAGTAG
- a CDS encoding secondary thiamine-phosphate synthase enzyme YjbQ — MWFQHTLTLPPKRRGFHLVTREIVDAVPEFAQVRVGLLHVWIQHTSASLTVNENASPDVRRDFERYFDHAVPDGWPEFEHTLEGRDDMPAHIKASVLGPSLTLPVSAGRLALGTWQGIYLCEHRDRASARRLVLTLQGD; from the coding sequence ATGTGGTTTCAGCACACCCTGACCTTGCCCCCCAAGCGGCGCGGCTTTCATCTGGTGACCCGCGAAATCGTGGACGCCGTGCCCGAATTCGCGCAGGTGCGCGTGGGCCTGCTGCATGTCTGGATTCAGCACACCTCGGCCAGCCTGACGGTGAACGAGAACGCCTCGCCCGACGTGCGGCGCGACTTCGAGCGGTACTTCGACCACGCGGTGCCCGACGGTTGGCCCGAGTTCGAGCACACGCTGGAGGGCCGGGACGACATGCCCGCCCACATCAAGGCGAGCGTGCTGGGGCCGTCACTCACGCTGCCGGTCAGCGCGGGGCGGCTGGCGCTGGGGACGTGGCAGGGCATCTACCTGTGCGAACACCGTGACCGGGCCAGTGCGCGGCGGCTGGTGCTGACGTTGCAGGGCGACTGA
- a CDS encoding acetate kinase: protein MWTLVLNSGSSSLKFALLNPASGEVRLSGLAERLGGGEATIRLERGGEKVSRSLGGGSYAEALNEVLRELDALGIRQEVRAVGHRIVHGGERFSAPVLLTPEVLDAVRACVPLAPLHNPANIVGIEAAQGAFPELPHVGVFDTAFHQTMPEVAYRYAVPQTWYRQHGVRRYGFHGTSHAYVAGKAAELLGRPLPELNLVTAHLGNGASVCAVAGGRSVDTSMGLTPLEGLVMGTRSGDVDPGLHDYLARQAGLSLSEITAALNKESGLLGLSGLTNDLRELEEAATKGHAGARLALDVFVYRLAKQVAGMAVALGRLDGVVFTGGIGENSRTVRAMTLRRLGVLGLELDEHANDHLPRGEAGVISKSVQKKSGQKKSGQGEARDPLALVIPTNEELMIARETAVIVGGRGYAL, encoded by the coding sequence ATGTGGACCCTCGTTCTCAACAGCGGCTCCAGCAGTCTCAAGTTCGCGCTCCTGAACCCGGCCTCCGGCGAGGTGCGGCTTTCCGGCTTGGCCGAGCGGCTGGGCGGCGGGGAAGCGACCATTCGGCTGGAACGCGGCGGCGAGAAGGTCAGCCGCTCGCTGGGCGGCGGCAGCTACGCCGAGGCGCTGAATGAGGTGCTGCGCGAGCTGGACGCGCTGGGCATCCGGCAGGAGGTGCGGGCGGTGGGGCACCGCATCGTGCACGGGGGCGAACGCTTCAGCGCCCCGGTGCTGCTGACCCCCGAGGTGCTGGACGCGGTGCGGGCCTGCGTGCCGCTGGCGCCGCTGCACAACCCGGCGAACATCGTCGGCATCGAGGCCGCGCAGGGGGCGTTTCCAGAGTTGCCGCACGTGGGCGTGTTCGACACCGCCTTTCACCAGACCATGCCCGAGGTCGCCTACCGCTACGCCGTGCCGCAGACGTGGTACCGGCAGCACGGGGTGCGGCGCTACGGCTTTCACGGCACCAGCCACGCGTATGTGGCGGGCAAGGCGGCAGAGTTGCTCGGGCGGCCCCTGCCGGAGCTGAATCTGGTCACGGCGCACCTGGGCAACGGCGCGAGCGTGTGCGCCGTGGCGGGCGGGCGCAGCGTGGACACCAGCATGGGCCTGACCCCGCTGGAGGGCCTCGTCATGGGCACGCGCAGCGGCGACGTGGACCCCGGCCTCCACGACTATCTGGCGCGGCAGGCGGGGCTGAGCCTGAGCGAAATCACGGCGGCGCTGAACAAGGAAAGCGGGCTGCTGGGCCTCTCCGGACTGACCAACGACCTGCGCGAACTGGAGGAAGCGGCAACGAAGGGCCACGCCGGAGCGCGGCTGGCGCTGGACGTGTTCGTCTACCGCCTCGCCAAGCAGGTGGCGGGCATGGCGGTGGCGCTGGGGCGGCTGGACGGCGTGGTGTTTACCGGCGGCATCGGGGAAAACAGCCGCACGGTCCGGGCGATGACGCTGCGGCGGCTGGGCGTGCTGGGGCTGGAACTCGACGAGCACGCCAACGACCACCTGCCGCGCGGCGAGGCGGGCGTGATTTCTAAGTCGGTCCAGAAGAAGTCGGGCCAGAAGAAGTCGGGCCAGGGAGAAGCGAGAGACCCGCTGGCACTCGTCATTCCCACCAACGAGGAACTGATGATCGCCCGTGAAACCGCCGTCATTGTGGGCGGGCGGGGGTACGCCCTGTGA
- a CDS encoding Uma2 family endonuclease, with protein MTDPAPQAMSVAEYLRRERAGDVKHEYVGGFIYPLHAQAGGSGTHSRIAGRIQVALHAAAEARDCRLYQEGMQLHIPASNSFFYPDVMLACDHDPPSEFYETLPCLLVEVLSPSTAHNDRRDKYRAYTALPSLHTYLIVSQTERYVVAYERQADGGWAMRELRNQGEVDIPCLGLTLTLEQMYGRLVAADSE; from the coding sequence ATGACTGACCCCGCCCCTCAGGCCATGTCGGTAGCCGAGTACCTGCGCCGCGAACGCGCTGGCGACGTAAAGCACGAGTATGTCGGCGGCTTCATTTATCCGCTGCACGCTCAGGCGGGGGGCAGCGGCACACATTCGCGTATCGCTGGGCGCATTCAAGTGGCCCTTCATGCCGCGGCCGAGGCGCGAGACTGCCGCCTGTATCAGGAAGGAATGCAACTGCACATTCCCGCCAGCAACAGCTTTTTTTACCCCGACGTGATGCTGGCGTGCGACCACGACCCACCCAGCGAGTTTTACGAAACGCTGCCCTGCCTGCTGGTGGAAGTGCTGTCGCCCAGCACCGCGCACAATGACCGCCGCGACAAATACCGCGCCTACACCGCTTTGCCCAGCCTGCACACCTACCTGATTGTCTCGCAGACCGAGCGGTATGTGGTGGCCTACGAGCGCCAAGCGGACGGCGGCTGGGCCATGCGTGAACTTCGCAATCAGGGCGAGGTGGACATCCCCTGCCTGGGCCTGACCCTGACGCTGGAGCAGATGTACGGGCGACTGGTGGCTGCCGACAGTGAATGA
- the ispD gene encoding 2-C-methyl-D-erythritol 4-phosphate cytidylyltransferase, translating to MRTGERKRTAALIPAAGSGTRLGLGPKAFVEVRGKSLLARSVAALAPYVNEVIVALPEGLELPPGLPARAVVGGDTRQESVRRLLEATDADTVLVHDAARPFLPEHVLLALLEAVPETGAATVALPVADTLVRQSAAGDWGELTPREGLWAVQTPQGFDRAALLDAHRQAARDGFAATDDAGLLARLGVRVRLVPGDARLFKVTTPGDLALAQALARTLDEA from the coding sequence GTGAGGACAGGGGAAAGGAAGCGCACCGCCGCGCTGATTCCCGCCGCCGGGTCCGGCACGCGGCTGGGCCTGGGGCCGAAGGCGTTCGTGGAAGTGCGCGGCAAAAGCCTGCTCGCGCGCAGCGTGGCGGCCCTGGCCCCGTATGTGAACGAGGTCATCGTCGCTTTGCCGGAAGGTCTGGAGCTTCCCCCCGGTCTCCCGGCCCGCGCCGTCGTCGGCGGGGACACCCGGCAGGAGAGCGTGCGGCGCCTGCTGGAAGCGACGGACGCCGACACGGTGCTCGTTCACGACGCGGCGCGGCCCTTTTTGCCGGAACACGTCCTTCTGGCGCTGCTCGAAGCTGTCCCCGAAACCGGCGCGGCGACGGTGGCCCTCCCGGTGGCCGACACCCTGGTGCGCCAGAGCGCGGCGGGCGACTGGGGCGAACTGACCCCGCGTGAGGGGCTGTGGGCGGTGCAGACCCCGCAGGGCTTTGACCGCGCCGCGCTGCTGGATGCGCACCGGCAGGCCGCACGAGACGGATTTGCCGCCACCGACGACGCCGGACTGCTCGCCCGCCTCGGGGTGCGGGTGCGGCTGGTGCCGGGCGACGCCCGACTGTTCAAGGTGACGACGCCCGGCGACCTCGCGCTGGCGCAGGCGCTGGCCCGTACCCTGGACGAAGCATGA
- a CDS encoding neutral zinc metallopeptidase, producing the protein MDWKNLPGGGNIEDRRGGGGLPGGGLAVGGGIGGLILALIAYFFGVDPSIVTGGVQQPPVQTQSQTQTGQSDETYQFVDRIVASTDRTWTQVFQQSNRQYTKPTLVLFDQYVQSACGQASSATGPFYCPLDSKVYLDTSFFATMDRRLGGGGDFAYSYVIAHEVGHHVQNELGIAEQVERKQRAARTEAEQNSYGVRLELQADCFAGVWGNSVKGTDAANLTQDDIREAINTAAAIGDDTLQRQSQGQVMPDSFTHGSSQQRMNWFMKGFQTGNPNQCDTFSLPYNQL; encoded by the coding sequence ATGGATTGGAAAAACTTACCCGGCGGCGGCAACATCGAAGACAGACGCGGAGGCGGCGGGCTGCCCGGCGGCGGCCTGGCGGTGGGCGGCGGCATCGGCGGCCTGATTCTGGCGCTCATCGCCTACTTTTTCGGCGTGGACCCCAGCATCGTCACCGGGGGCGTGCAGCAGCCCCCCGTACAGACGCAGAGCCAGACGCAGACCGGCCAGAGCGACGAGACGTACCAGTTCGTGGACCGCATCGTCGCCAGCACCGACCGGACCTGGACGCAGGTGTTCCAGCAGTCGAACCGCCAGTACACCAAACCCACGCTGGTGCTGTTCGACCAGTACGTGCAGAGTGCCTGCGGGCAGGCCAGCTCCGCCACCGGCCCCTTCTACTGCCCGCTCGACTCCAAGGTGTATCTGGACACCAGCTTCTTCGCCACGATGGACCGCAGGCTGGGCGGCGGCGGCGACTTCGCCTACTCATACGTCATCGCCCACGAGGTCGGGCACCACGTCCAGAACGAACTCGGCATCGCCGAACAGGTCGAGCGCAAGCAGCGGGCCGCCCGCACCGAGGCCGAGCAGAACTCCTACGGGGTGCGCCTGGAACTTCAGGCCGACTGCTTCGCGGGCGTGTGGGGCAACAGCGTCAAGGGCACCGACGCCGCCAACCTCACCCAGGACGACATCCGCGAGGCCATCAACACCGCCGCCGCCATCGGTGACGATACCCTGCAACGGCAGAGCCAGGGCCAGGTCATGCCCGATTCCTTTACCCACGGCAGCAGCCAGCAGCGCATGAACTGGTTCATGAAGGGCTTCCAGACCGGCAACCCCAACCAGTGCGACACCTTCAGCCTGCCTTACAACCAGCTCTGA
- a CDS encoding phosphodiester glycosidase family protein, whose translation MGPMPRLLSALPLLPCLLLTSCSHAGGLQVERMTAGGMLYTVATVDPARDRLTLHWLNPGTGKPYSSFAQLGQRLGKQGQKLLFATNSGIYAPGPRPLGLHVEGGKTLVRLNNAGKGGGNFALLPNGVFWLRGQKAGVTETQAYKKLALTPDYATQSGPLLVAGGKLHPDFNRGGTSFKVRSGVGVCAGGKVRFAISAGPVNFYTFATFFRDKLGCPDALYLDGSISAYATPDTDTQFAEFAGIWAVTRK comes from the coding sequence ATGGGGCCGATGCCGCGCCTGCTGTCCGCTTTGCCCCTGCTGCCCTGCCTTCTGCTCACTTCCTGCTCCCACGCCGGGGGCCTGCAGGTGGAACGGATGACGGCGGGGGGAATGCTCTACACCGTGGCGACGGTGGACCCAGCGCGTGACCGCCTGACGCTGCACTGGCTCAATCCGGGCACCGGCAAGCCCTACTCGTCGTTCGCGCAGCTCGGGCAGCGCCTGGGCAAACAGGGGCAAAAGCTGCTGTTCGCCACCAACTCGGGCATCTACGCGCCCGGCCCCCGGCCCCTGGGCCTGCATGTGGAAGGCGGCAAGACGCTGGTGCGGCTGAACAACGCGGGCAAGGGCGGCGGCAACTTCGCGCTGCTGCCCAACGGGGTGTTCTGGCTGCGCGGCCAGAAGGCGGGCGTGACCGAGACGCAGGCCTACAAGAAACTGGCACTCACGCCCGACTACGCCACGCAGTCCGGGCCGCTGCTGGTCGCGGGCGGCAAGCTGCACCCCGACTTCAACCGGGGCGGCACCAGTTTCAAGGTCCGCAGCGGCGTGGGCGTGTGCGCGGGCGGCAAGGTGCGCTTTGCCATCAGTGCGGGGCCGGTCAACTTCTACACCTTTGCCACTTTTTTCCGTGACAAGCTCGGCTGCCCCGACGCGCTGTACCTCGACGGCTCCATCAGCGCCTACGCCACGCCCGACACCGACACGCAGTTTGCGGAGTTCGCGGGCATCTGGGCCGTGACGAGGAAATAA
- a CDS encoding 4-(cytidine 5'-diphospho)-2-C-methyl-D-erythritol kinase translates to MTRFFAPAKINLGLSVLGVRENGYHDLHSLMVPLTVGDELEIRPAEALTLRVEGADLPTDERNLVYRAARAYLDAAGVTGGADIVLHKRLPLASGLGGGSSDAASTLLALAELYPSDVDLPALALSLGADVPFFLLGGAALAQGVGERLTPIHDLPPVHLVLANAGAEISAGDAYRWLDETGDFSSPLRLDAIRQALASGVEVPYFNSLQAGVLAHFPSVLTTLEALADAGLHSVLMSGSGATCFGLARDEAQAQAAAGALAAQFPQWWVKVARVEA, encoded by the coding sequence ATGACCCGTTTTTTTGCACCCGCCAAAATCAACCTCGGCCTCTCGGTGCTCGGCGTGCGCGAGAACGGCTACCACGACCTGCACAGCCTGATGGTGCCGCTGACCGTGGGCGACGAGCTGGAGATTCGGCCCGCCGAGGCGCTGACCCTGCGGGTGGAGGGCGCCGACCTGCCGACCGACGAGCGCAATCTGGTGTACCGCGCCGCCCGCGCTTACCTGGACGCGGCGGGGGTGACGGGGGGAGCCGACATCGTGCTGCACAAGCGGCTGCCGCTCGCGTCCGGGCTGGGGGGAGGCAGCAGCGACGCGGCGAGCACGCTGCTGGCCCTGGCGGAACTTTACCCTTCAGACGTGGATTTGCCCGCGCTGGCGCTCTCGCTGGGGGCCGACGTGCCGTTCTTCCTGCTGGGCGGCGCGGCGCTGGCGCAGGGCGTGGGCGAACGGTTGACCCCCATTCACGACCTGCCGCCCGTGCATTTGGTTCTGGCAAACGCGGGCGCGGAAATCAGCGCGGGCGACGCTTACCGCTGGCTGGACGAGACGGGCGATTTCAGCTCTCCCCTAAGGCTGGACGCGATTCGGCAGGCGCTGGCCAGCGGCGTAGAAGTGCCCTATTTCAACTCGCTGCAAGCGGGCGTACTGGCGCACTTTCCCAGTGTCCTGACCACGCTGGAGGCGCTGGCCGACGCGGGCCTACATTCGGTGCTGATGTCGGGTTCGGGTGCGACCTGCTTCGGGCTGGCGCGGGACGAGGCGCAGGCACAGGCTGCAGCAGGGGCGCTGGCGGCGCAGTTTCCGCAGTGGTGGGTGAAGGTGGCGCGGGTTGAGGCTTAA